DNA from Algisphaera agarilytica:
TGGGAAGAAGATGTGCTTCGTTTCGACGAGTATTACTACCTTGATGACCCGGAGAATCCTGGTTACGTCCATCCATTCAGCGGGGTCCGCAACGACAGCTCGCTGACTCCACAAACCGATCCTGATCGCCTGATTTATCTTCTAAATAACGAGCATTTAGAGGAACCGATTGGGGACGAATTCACGAGAGTGGTCAACTAGTCTCACGGCTTCCGTTCACCGCGTTCTTTCAAGACGCTCTGCCAGCGGCATTGCGCCACGGTCACCGCCTTCGATAGCAAAAACAACACCTGCCAACTCAACAGCGTCTCCGCTCTGATGGACTGAACAGCCAGCCGCTGGCGCGACACGCCTGGGTCAGTTATCACCCAACCGGCGTCGCATCTCATACTCGATCAGGTCGGCGACACGCGGGTGGGGCATCGAGTCGCCGGTGGCCACGAAACCATGTTTCTCGTAGAGCCTCTGGGCGGGCGGGTTGTTCGAGGTAACGTGGAGCCGCAGCTCCGTGAGGTTCATGCGCTGGGCCCACGCCACCGCGTGATCGAGCAGCCGGCCCGCGATACCGACGCGGCGTGTTTCCGGGTCGACCCACACCGAAACCAGCCAGCCGCGGTCGGCCTGCTGGTCATCAATCACACACGCGGTAAGACCACAGGTCGAGCCGCCCCGCCGTACGACCCAGGTCGCGCACCGCTGTGGGTATGTCCAGGCTTGGGCCTTTTCTCGCCAAGCCGATTCATCGAGCGCCGATTCAACTTCGTAGCTCGAGCCGAAGGCCGTCGGGCTTTCGCGTAACGCGCGCAGACGCACATCGCGGAGCTCCTCGGCGTCTTGGGCCGTGAGTTGAACGATCTCGATCGGGTCAGGCTCAGAGGCTGCGCTCATCGCGTTCTTTCACGATGCTCTGCAAGAACTCTTCCAGCGGCACGGCCCCCTGGTCGCCTTCGCTGCGGTGGCGAACACTGACGGTGTTGGCCTCTTCGTCCTTGCCGCCGACCACGAGCATGTACGGCACCTTGGCTTCCTGGGCGGACTTCACCTTGCCTTTGACGCGGTTCTTGGACGTGTCGATGTCGGCACGGAAGCCGGCATCCTTGAGCGCGGCCAGGACCTTCTCGCCGTAATCGTTGAACTTGTCGCTGATCGGCAGCACGCGGACCTGCTCGGGGCTGAGCCAGAGGGGGAACGCGCCGTTGAAGTGTTCGATCAGGCAGCCGATGAACCGCTCCATCGAACCGAACGGGGCGCGGTGGATCATGATCGGGCGGTGCTCGGCATTGTCCGCACCGATGTATGAGAGCTCGAACCGCTGCGGGAGCTGGTAGTCGACCTGCACGGTGCCGAGCTGCCACTCCCGGCCGATGACGTCCTTCACAACGAAGTCGATCTTCGGGCCGTAGAACGCCGCTTCGCCGGGCTCTTGGCTGAACGACACGCCGAGGGATTCTGCCGCGTTGATGCACGCCGCCTCGGCCGCGTCCCAGTCGCTTTCCTTGCCGACGAACTTCGACGAGTCGGGGTCACGCAGGCCGACACGGACGCGGTAGTCGTCCATGCCCAGCGTACTGAAGACGATCTTCACGAGTTCGATGCAGCCGAGCACCTCGTCGGCCAACTGGTCGGGCGTGACGAACAGGTGGGCATCGTCCTGGGTGAAGCCGCGGACGCGGGTCATGCCGCCGAGCTCGCCGGACTGCTCCCAGCGGTAGACGGTGCCGAACTCCGCGAGGCGGATGGGCAGGTCGCGGTAGCTGTGTTTGTCCGAAGCAAAGATGCGGATGTGGTGCGGGCAGTTCATCGGCTTGAGCATGTAGCCCCCGCCGGAAACTTCCGCAGCGATATCGGCCGCGTTCTCACCGTCGAAGGTCAGCTTGTCGGCCAACTCGGCGCAACACGAGCAGCCGTCCGCCAATTGACGGATGGTCTCGCGTTCCAGGATCGGCGGGTACTGCGAATCCGCGTAGTACGGGAAGTGGCCCGAGGTGCGGTACAGGTCGAGCTTGCCGATGTGCGGCGTGAAAACCTGCGAGTAGCCCTGGCGTTCTAGGTGCTCGCTGATGAACTTCTGCAGTTGATCGCGGACGACCGCGCCCTTGGGCTTCCAGAGCACCAGGCCTTGGCCGACCATCTCGTCGATCTCGAATAGGCCGAGCTGCCGGCCGATGACGCGGTGGTCGCGGGCCTTGGCTTGTTCGAGGGCTTCCATACGATCAGCGAGGTCGGCCTCGCCGAAGAAGGCGGTGCCGTAGACGCGCTGGAAGCGGTCGAGGGTGACGTCGCCCTTCCAGTTACTCGCGGCGACGGACATGACCTTGAACGCGCCGATGCGTGAGGTCGTGTCGACATGGGGCCCCATGCACAGGTCTTCCCAGTTGCCCGACTCGCCGGTGATGTACCACGACAGGGTCGCGCTGCCTTTTTCGATAGCCTTCTCAGCGTTGTCGAGCTTGTACTTGTTGTTTTCTTCGCCAAGCTTGGCCATGCCTTCGTCGGTGGAGAGTTCGTAGCGTGAGAACGCGCGGTTCTCTTCCACGATCTTCTTCATCTCGTCCTCGATCCGGGCGAAGTCGGCCTCGCGGATCGGGGTGTCGAGTTTCATGTCGTAGTAGAAGCCGGTGTCGAGCGGCGGGCCGTAGGCGAGCTCGACGTCGGGGTAGAGGCGCTCGATGGCCTCGGCCATGACGTGGGCGGTGGAGTGGCGGAGCAGGTAGAGGGCGTCTTTCTCATGCTGCTCGTCGCGCCACTTGCTGCGGCCCTTCTTGTCGATGCGGGGGGCGGTGACCAACGCCAGCTCGCAGTCGCCGGGCAGCGGGCGGTGGACGTCATACAGCTCGCCGTTGACGCGGGCGCCGATGGCGGCCTCGGCGAGCTTTTCGCCG
Protein-coding regions in this window:
- the thrS gene encoding threonine--tRNA ligase; amino-acid sequence: MSIQVTLPDGTQKSYDDGSTPYDVAKSIGEKLAEAAIGARVNGELYDVHRPLPGDCELALVTAPRIDKKGRSKWRDEQHEKDALYLLRHSTAHVMAEAIERLYPDVELAYGPPLDTGFYYDMKLDTPIREADFARIEDEMKKIVEENRAFSRYELSTDEGMAKLGEENNKYKLDNAEKAIEKGSATLSWYITGESGNWEDLCMGPHVDTTSRIGAFKVMSVAASNWKGDVTLDRFQRVYGTAFFGEADLADRMEALEQAKARDHRVIGRQLGLFEIDEMVGQGLVLWKPKGAVVRDQLQKFISEHLERQGYSQVFTPHIGKLDLYRTSGHFPYYADSQYPPILERETIRQLADGCSCCAELADKLTFDGENAADIAAEVSGGGYMLKPMNCPHHIRIFASDKHSYRDLPIRLAEFGTVYRWEQSGELGGMTRVRGFTQDDAHLFVTPDQLADEVLGCIELVKIVFSTLGMDDYRVRVGLRDPDSSKFVGKESDWDAAEAACINAAESLGVSFSQEPGEAAFYGPKIDFVVKDVIGREWQLGTVQVDYQLPQRFELSYIGADNAEHRPIMIHRAPFGSMERFIGCLIEHFNGAFPLWLSPEQVRVLPISDKFNDYGEKVLAALKDAGFRADIDTSKNRVKGKVKSAQEAKVPYMLVVGGKDEEANTVSVRHRSEGDQGAVPLEEFLQSIVKERDERSL
- a CDS encoding GNAT family N-acetyltransferase is translated as MSAASEPDPIEIVQLTAQDAEELRDVRLRALRESPTAFGSSYEVESALDESAWREKAQAWTYPQRCATWVVRRGGSTCGLTACVIDDQQADRGWLVSVWVDPETRRVGIAGRLLDHAVAWAQRMNLTELRLHVTSNNPPAQRLYEKHGFVATGDSMPHPRVADLIEYEMRRRLGDN